A single window of Kitasatospora sp. HUAS MG31 DNA harbors:
- a CDS encoding Dabb family protein, translating to MIRHLVLFKLNEGVTKDDERALAGAKAFEELGPLIPELREWECGWNTTDRDIAYDFAINSLVEDREALAAYLGHPAHQAAAGQWREFATWVIADVEV from the coding sequence GTGATCCGTCACCTGGTCCTGTTCAAGCTCAACGAAGGCGTCACCAAGGACGACGAGCGGGCGCTCGCCGGCGCCAAGGCGTTCGAGGAGCTCGGCCCGCTGATCCCCGAGCTGCGCGAGTGGGAGTGCGGCTGGAACACCACCGACCGCGACATCGCGTACGACTTCGCGATCAACAGCCTGGTCGAGGACCGCGAGGCGCTCGCCGCCTACCTGGGCCACCCGGCGCACCAGGCCGCCGCCGGGCAGTGGCGCGAGTTCGCCACCTGGGTGATCGCGGACGTCGAGGTCTGA
- a CDS encoding RNA polymerase sigma factor SigF: MSSAVAVVEAVPGQPAPADRTLDTRTLSRSLFRRLADVEPGTAEHAYVRDTLIELNLPLVRYASARFRSRNEPMEDIVQVGTIGLIKAIDRFDPDRGVEFPTFAMPTVVGEIKRFFRDTSWSVRVPRRLQELRLALTKAGDELSQKLDRSPTVPELAAFLGVSEDDVVEGLAVGNAYTASSLDSTPGEDDGGEGPLADRLGYEDLALEGVEYRESLKPLLAKLPPRERRIIMLRFFGNLTQSQIGEEIGISQMHVSRLLTKTLAQLRDGLITEA; this comes from the coding sequence ATGAGCAGTGCGGTCGCAGTCGTCGAGGCGGTCCCCGGGCAGCCTGCGCCCGCCGACCGGACGTTGGACACCCGTACGCTGTCGCGGTCGCTGTTCCGCCGGCTGGCCGACGTGGAGCCCGGTACGGCCGAGCACGCGTACGTCCGGGACACCCTGATCGAGCTGAACCTGCCGCTGGTCAGGTACGCCTCGGCGCGCTTCCGCAGCCGGAACGAGCCGATGGAGGACATCGTCCAGGTCGGCACGATCGGGCTGATCAAGGCGATCGACCGGTTCGACCCGGACCGCGGGGTGGAGTTCCCCACCTTCGCGATGCCGACGGTGGTCGGGGAGATCAAGCGGTTCTTCCGGGACACCAGCTGGTCGGTGCGGGTGCCGCGGCGGCTGCAGGAGCTGCGGCTGGCGCTGACCAAGGCGGGCGACGAGCTGTCGCAGAAGCTGGACCGCTCCCCGACCGTGCCCGAGCTGGCCGCCTTCCTGGGCGTCAGTGAGGACGACGTGGTCGAGGGGCTGGCGGTGGGCAACGCGTACACTGCGAGCTCGCTGGACTCCACCCCGGGCGAGGACGACGGCGGCGAGGGGCCGCTGGCCGACCGGCTCGGGTACGAGGACCTGGCGCTGGAGGGCGTGGAGTACCGGGAGTCGCTCAAGCCGCTGCTGGCCAAGCTGCCGCCACGGGAGCGACGGATCATCATGCTGCGCTTCTTCGGCAACCTGACCCAGTCGCAGATCGGCGAGGAGATCGGCATCTCCCAGATGCACGTCTCCCGGCTGCTGACCAAGACCCTCGCCCAGCTCCGGGACGGCCTGATCACCGAGGCGTAG
- a CDS encoding tyrosine-protein phosphatase — translation MTQQLPETACTLGLAGAVNARDLGGYRTGDGRVLKHGTVLRADALNRLTDEDLTALAVHGLRQIVDLRSLDEVREAGPDRVPGLPTAEIAEAELSDTAVTVERLTDDGITLHHLPVFAADFDIYVALRNALADRDADKQHALLGDGKAERMMTGLYRWFVTDALARQRFATVVRLLAEPGGTPLLFHCSAGKDRTGWTAALVLTALGVDRATVFEDYLLTNERTAALIDHVVETFYSRGLMKDPTLLLPVFRADRGYLEAAFAEVEASWAGFDKFWQDGLGLDDEVLEGLRTNLLDGPAAV, via the coding sequence GTGACCCAGCAGCTCCCCGAGACCGCCTGCACGCTGGGCCTGGCGGGCGCGGTCAACGCCCGTGATCTCGGGGGGTACCGCACGGGCGACGGCCGGGTGCTCAAGCACGGCACCGTCCTGCGCGCCGACGCGCTCAACCGCCTCACCGACGAGGACCTCACCGCACTCGCCGTCCACGGCCTGCGCCAGATCGTCGACCTGCGGAGCCTGGACGAGGTCCGCGAGGCCGGCCCCGACCGCGTCCCCGGCCTGCCGACCGCCGAGATCGCCGAGGCCGAGCTCTCCGACACCGCCGTCACCGTCGAGCGCCTCACCGACGACGGCATCACGCTGCACCACCTGCCGGTGTTCGCCGCGGACTTCGACATCTACGTCGCCCTCCGCAACGCCCTCGCCGACCGCGACGCCGACAAGCAGCACGCCCTGCTCGGCGACGGCAAGGCCGAGCGGATGATGACCGGCCTCTACCGCTGGTTCGTCACCGACGCCCTGGCCCGCCAGCGGTTCGCCACCGTGGTCCGGCTGCTCGCCGAGCCCGGCGGCACCCCGCTGCTCTTCCACTGCTCCGCCGGCAAGGACCGCACCGGCTGGACGGCCGCCCTGGTCCTCACCGCCCTCGGCGTCGACCGGGCCACCGTCTTCGAGGACTACCTGCTCACCAACGAGCGCACGGCCGCCCTCATCGACCACGTCGTGGAGACCTTCTACAGCCGCGGCCTGATGAAGGACCCGACCCTGCTGCTGCCGGTCTTCCGCGCCGACCGCGGCTACCTCGAAGCCGCCTTCGCCGAGGTCGAGGCCAGCTGGGCCGGCTTCGACAAGTTCTGGCAGGACGGCCTCGGCCTCGACGACGAGGTCCTCGAAGGCCTCCGCACCAACCTCCTGGACGGCCCTGCCGCCGTCTGA
- a CDS encoding RNA polymerase sigma factor SigF has translation MRTQDSAPETGEEPGQSAPASAQPRAAAPRPEPEAPTPAPRPEHLDTVPRPEPPADAAPPPLPATVTQQAAPPSQQAPPQQAPPTQQGPPQPAPPQPAPPADPPLTPDRAEPPLDGGDPGETEEDTEAAAAPRTPFGTDRLPLGRPGARGSVDVRTLTRVLFERLAELPPETPERVRVRAALIEINIPLVRYAATRFRSRSEPMEDIVQVGTIGLINAIDRFDPTRGVQFPTYALPTILGEIKRYFRDNVRTMHVPRRLQELWVQVSSAMEELTVTHGRAPKVPEIAANLRIPEEDVRACLDAGRAYNAASLEAAQEHEGGLALLDRLGYEDSALADVEHRDMVRHLLVQLPERERRIIMLRFFANLTQSQISTELGMSQMHVSRLLSRILARLRSGNSWEE, from the coding sequence GTGCGGACACAGGACAGCGCGCCGGAGACCGGCGAGGAGCCCGGACAATCCGCTCCCGCGTCGGCCCAGCCGCGCGCCGCTGCCCCGCGGCCCGAACCCGAGGCACCCACCCCCGCCCCGCGCCCCGAGCACCTGGACACGGTCCCACGGCCCGAGCCGCCCGCCGACGCGGCGCCGCCGCCCCTGCCGGCAACCGTCACCCAGCAGGCGGCCCCGCCCTCGCAGCAGGCACCGCCACAGCAGGCCCCACCCACACAGCAAGGACCCCCGCAACCGGCACCTCCGCAACCGGCACCGCCGGCCGATCCGCCCCTGACACCCGACCGCGCAGAGCCGCCCCTCGACGGCGGTGATCCGGGGGAGACCGAGGAGGACACCGAGGCGGCGGCCGCGCCGCGGACGCCGTTCGGCACCGACCGCCTGCCGCTCGGCCGCCCGGGTGCGCGCGGCTCGGTGGACGTCCGGACGCTCACCCGGGTGCTGTTCGAGCGGCTGGCCGAACTGCCGCCGGAGACGCCCGAGCGGGTCCGGGTCCGAGCCGCGCTGATCGAGATCAACATCCCGCTGGTCCGCTACGCGGCCACCCGCTTCCGCAGCCGCAGCGAGCCGATGGAGGACATCGTCCAGGTCGGCACGATCGGCCTGATCAACGCCATCGACCGGTTCGACCCCACCCGCGGGGTGCAGTTCCCGACGTACGCGCTGCCGACGATCCTGGGCGAGATCAAGCGGTACTTCCGGGACAACGTCCGGACGATGCACGTGCCGCGGCGGCTGCAGGAGCTGTGGGTGCAGGTCAGCAGCGCGATGGAGGAGCTGACGGTCACCCACGGGCGGGCGCCCAAGGTGCCGGAGATCGCGGCCAACCTGCGGATCCCCGAGGAGGACGTACGGGCCTGCCTGGACGCCGGGCGGGCGTACAACGCGGCCTCGCTGGAGGCGGCGCAGGAGCACGAGGGCGGCCTGGCGCTGCTGGACCGGCTGGGGTACGAGGACTCGGCGCTGGCCGACGTGGAGCACCGGGACATGGTCCGGCACCTGCTGGTGCAGCTGCCGGAGCGGGAGCGCCGGATCATCATGCTGCGGTTCTTCGCCAATCTGACCCAGTCGCAGATCTCCACCGAGCTGGGGATGTCGCAGATGCACGTCTCGCGGCTGCTGTCGCGGATCCTGGCCCGGCTTCGGAGCGGCAACTCCTGGGAAGAGTGA